The Chlorocebus sabaeus isolate Y175 chromosome 16, mChlSab1.0.hap1, whole genome shotgun sequence genome window below encodes:
- the ELP5 gene encoding elongator complex protein 5, giving the protein MLDSLLSLGGLVLLRDSVEWEGRSLLKALVKKSALCGEQVHILGCEVSEEEFREGFDSDINNRLVYHDFFRDPLNWSKTEEALPGGPLGALRAICKRTDPGPVTIALDSLSWLLLHLPCTTVCQALHAVSHQDSCPGDSSPAGKVSVLGLLHEELHGPGPVGALSSLAQTEVTLGGTKGQASAHILCRRPRQRPTDQTQWFSILPDFSLDLQEGPSVESQPCSDPHIPPVDPTTHLTFNLQLSKKEREARDSLILPFQFSSEKQQALLRPRPGQATSHIFYEPDAYDDLDQEDPDDDLDI; this is encoded by the exons ATGTTGGACTCGCTGTTATCCTTGGGCGGCCTGGTGCTGCTTCGGG ATTCCGTGGAGTGGGAGGGGCGCAGTCTCTTGAAGGCGCTTGTCAAGAAATCTGCACTGTG TGGGGAGCAAGTGCATATCCTGGGCTGTGAAGTGAGCGAGGAAGAGTTTCGTGAAGGTTTTGACTCTGATATCAACAATCG GCTGGTTTACCATGACTTCTTCAGAGACCCTCTCAACTGGTCAAAAACTGAGGAGGCCCTTCCTGGGGGGCCGCTGGGAGCCTTGAGAGCCATATGCAAGAGGACAGATCCCGGTCCTGTCACCATTGCTCTCGATTCACTCAGCTGGCTGCTGCTTCACCTTCCTTGCACCACAGTCTGCCAGGCCCTGCATGCTGTGAGCCATCAGGACTCCTGTCCTG GTGACAGCTCCCCGGCGGGGAAAGTGAGTGTGCTGGGCTTGCTACATGAAGAGCTTCACGGACCAGGCCCTGTGGGAGCTCTCAGCAGCCTTGCGCAGACTGAGGTGACCCTGGGCGGTACAAAGGGCCAGGCCTCGGCCCACATCCTGTGTCGGAGGCCCCGACAGCGCCCAACTGACCAG aCTCAGTGGTTCTCCATACTTCCAGACTTCAGCCTGGATCTCCAAGAGGGACCCTCTGTAGAGTCCCAGCCCTGCTCCGATCCTCATATACCCCCG GTGGATCCCACAACTCATTTGACCTTTAACCTTCAACTgtccaagaaagagagagaagccagAGATAGCCTGATCCTGCCCTTCCAGTTCAGCTCTGAAAA ACAGCAGGCTCTCCTGCGGCCTAGGCCAGGCCAGGCTACCAGCCACATTTTCTATGAGCCAGATGCTTATGATGACCTGGACCAAGAAGACCCAGATGACGACCTAGATATTTGA